CGCGCTATATATAAATTAGCAAATGAAATAATAACTGGCATAAAACCTATTATCATCCACTCCGCGGGAGAATATCTAATTAGCAAACTTGCCGACGCCTCTTCAAAATATTCCAGAGTGCAACCCAAAATTACATACTTAAGCAACTATCCCAAAACTTTAATTGAACCTCTAGCCTTTGGTTCGATAATATTTGTTGTCATATTAAATTTCTCCATTCAGAAAAACATCACAGAAATATTACCAAACCTAGGTGTTATTGCCCTCGCTGGATATAGAATGCTGCCTGCGCTGCAATACTTATATTCTCAGCTCAACAACTTAGAAGCTCACATAGCCTCACTTCATGAAATCTATGAAGAAATTAGTCAATGTCACAAGACGACAAACACTAAACCTATCACAAAAAACGTTAAAGTTGCGGACTGGCACAAGGAATTAGAAATCAAGGATCTATCATTCACTTACGACAGAAAAAGCCCGTTCGTTTTCAAAAATCTTAATTTAAAAATCAAAAAAAACTCAATGATTGGAATAGTTGGTCCAACAGGCTGTGGTAAATCCACACTTCTTGATCTGATTTTAGGTCTCCTAACCCCTACCTCAGGTCAAATCATGGTCGACGGTATGCCCCTCCATGAATTCGGGTTAGATAGATGGCATTCAGGTATAGGCTATGTTCCTCAAGATATATTTCTTCTAGATGACACTCTAGCAGCAAACATTGCTTTGGGTGTGCCGAGTAATAAGATCAATTATGAAGACTTAAGATGTGCTGCTGAAGCAGCCCAGATATTGAGCTTTATAGAAAATTTGCCAGAAAAGTGGAACACCCAAGTAGGTGACAGAGGAATAAGACTATCCGGAGGCCAGCGTCAACGTATAGGAATTGCTAGAGCACTTTACCATAAACCTAATATGCTCATTCTTGATGAGGCCACAAGCGCACTTGATGTTCATACTGAATCTGAATTCATGGAAAGCATAAGAAAATTTCAAGGCAAACTGACAATTATCATTATCTCTCACCGCCTTAACACCTTGTTAAACTGTGATATTGTATTCAATTTAGACGAATTCAAAGCAAAGCAATTAAATCTTGATATGAAAGACCCTCATCTAACGACACAAGCTCACACATGCACGTAATACTGCGAATCTAATTACTAAAAACATAATATTAAAATGGATTCCCACTAATTTTATCATTTCCGAGAAAGAGTTTGCTATGAGAAAAAAATTAATGTATAATGTTGTTCACGAAAGATCAATTATTACTTGTGTTGGAATGGATGTAGGTTTAAATTCTCTAAGGGAACAGAAAAACACTTAAACCTATGCTAAACTTGAGCGACTATAAAATATACTTTAAATTACGTGTAT
The sequence above is a segment of the Candidatus Methylacidiphilales bacterium genome. Coding sequences within it:
- a CDS encoding ABC transporter ATP-binding protein/permease, which gives rise to MKSQIKRALTAVKEIFYLASLYSKRKVILLFLISLIQGIFNVFGVISIFPFLAVASDPNRILNSKYGAILLNTLNIQDQNQLIICFGILVVISIIISNIVNFFAEHKKAKVIHECGHYLRLILIRKIISMPYQDFIRRSPSLYVKKIVYDVNYFVSYVFSPLLDVIARAILIALLGITMFAVHPTIVLILTTIFCLYYLVFFLYNRNRRRLISEETNQSLRAIYKLANEIITGIKPIIIHSAGEYLISKLADASSKYSRVQPKITYLSNYPKTLIEPLAFGSIIFVVILNFSIQKNITEILPNLGVIALAGYRMLPALQYLYSQLNNLEAHIASLHEIYEEISQCHKTTNTKPITKNVKVADWHKELEIKDLSFTYDRKSPFVFKNLNLKIKKNSMIGIVGPTGCGKSTLLDLILGLLTPTSGQIMVDGMPLHEFGLDRWHSGIGYVPQDIFLLDDTLAANIALGVPSNKINYEDLRCAAEAAQILSFIENLPEKWNTQVGDRGIRLSGGQRQRIGIARALYHKPNMLILDEATSALDVHTESEFMESIRKFQGKLTIIIISHRLNTLLNCDIVFNLDEFKAKQLNLDMKDPHLTTQAHTCT